In Paraburkholderia phenazinium, the following are encoded in one genomic region:
- a CDS encoding IclR family transcriptional regulator has translation MPSLARPGAIAPDADPLDSADDDAAEAGEEKLRSGIQSIEVGFRLLDVLTHEPRAMMLRDLAQRAGMSPAKAHRYLVSFLRLGVVAQDPLSGRYELGGFALQLGLARLARVDGVKLARIALAELRDRLDLTVGIAVWGNQGPTVVHWMESSHPAKASLKLGDVMPLLGSATGLLFAAYLPSSKTAAMIERELADSRRSSHTDGPRTPEEVERVLAEVRAHEAARVEGMLLPTIHAFCMPVFDSTGDLALGLIALGHEGAFDIRWDGETDTALRECARKLSYELGYSPAPR, from the coding sequence ATGCCTTCACTTGCCCGCCCCGGCGCGATCGCTCCCGACGCCGACCCGCTCGACTCCGCTGACGACGACGCCGCCGAGGCCGGCGAGGAGAAGCTGCGCTCGGGCATCCAGTCGATCGAGGTGGGCTTTCGCCTGCTCGACGTCCTGACCCACGAGCCGCGCGCGATGATGCTGCGCGATCTCGCGCAACGCGCCGGCATGAGCCCCGCCAAGGCGCACCGGTATCTGGTGAGTTTCCTGCGCCTGGGCGTCGTCGCACAAGACCCGCTGTCCGGGCGCTACGAGCTCGGCGGCTTTGCCTTGCAACTGGGCCTGGCGCGGCTCGCGCGGGTCGATGGCGTGAAGCTCGCGCGGATCGCGCTGGCGGAGCTGCGCGACCGGCTCGACCTCACCGTGGGCATCGCCGTATGGGGCAACCAGGGGCCGACCGTCGTCCACTGGATGGAATCGAGTCATCCGGCGAAGGCCTCGCTCAAGCTCGGCGATGTGATGCCGCTGCTCGGCTCGGCCACCGGCTTGCTGTTCGCGGCCTATCTGCCGTCCAGCAAGACCGCTGCGATGATCGAGCGCGAACTGGCCGACTCGCGCCGTTCGTCGCACACCGATGGCCCGCGCACGCCCGAAGAGGTCGAGCGCGTCCTCGCCGAGGTGCGCGCGCATGAAGCCGCACGCGTCGAAGGCATGCTGCTGCCGACGATCCACGCGTTCTGCATGCCGGTCTTCGACTCGACCGGCGATCTCGCACTGGGGCTGATTGCGCTCGGCCACGAGGGCGCTTTCGATATCCGCTGGGACGGCGAGACCGACACGGCGCTGCGCGAGTGTGCGCGCAAATTGTCGTACGAACTGGGGTACAGTCCAGCGCCGCGTTAG
- a CDS encoding DUF3108 domain-containing protein, whose product MPFTSAVSRSDRMLPHAARRPRAWRWLAVLAVVLCVHWIAAQWVERNRETFTSGNTAHVPVQIALLTPERIERSPAETAPHPAPPPEHKARAAASKPREHVLTALRSGPAPVTAASAPAAEAASSAASAAAASTAASAATAGSAPAGGHAPASQAAPGVKFSVPPSGDLQYDTFYNGVRNQPGTIHWSSDGKIYDMVVSMPVPFIGTFSYSSHGHVDAFGLAPDQYIEKRGHRAEDVAIFNRTTKQIAFTKTPASLPLSDGAQDRFSMVMQLASLVRGDPDAYKPGVTRQFFVVDNDSGEIWPIETIGDETIRTQQGYVSARHFMRLPRHAGDQRRIDVWLAPSLGWLPARILQTEPNGTEIQLVWSGPLSPPGGNGNATSTGNGGSATASGNPASTAPSAPDSPMAPDTAPAPVPDKP is encoded by the coding sequence ATGCCGTTCACGTCCGCCGTCAGCCGTTCCGATCGCATGTTGCCTCACGCGGCGCGCCGCCCGCGTGCGTGGCGCTGGCTCGCCGTGCTTGCGGTCGTGCTTTGCGTGCATTGGATCGCGGCGCAGTGGGTCGAACGCAATCGCGAGACGTTCACGTCCGGGAACACGGCTCACGTGCCGGTGCAGATCGCGCTGCTGACGCCCGAGCGCATCGAGCGCAGTCCGGCTGAGACAGCGCCGCACCCGGCACCGCCGCCCGAGCACAAAGCCAGGGCAGCCGCCAGCAAGCCGCGCGAACATGTATTGACCGCGCTGCGCTCCGGGCCCGCGCCTGTTACCGCTGCGTCCGCCCCTGCGGCTGAGGCCGCCTCTTCAGCAGCCAGTGCGGCCGCAGCGTCCACTGCGGCCAGCGCCGCTACAGCGGGAAGCGCGCCAGCCGGCGGCCACGCCCCCGCCTCGCAAGCCGCGCCAGGCGTGAAGTTCTCGGTGCCGCCGTCGGGCGATCTGCAATACGACACGTTCTATAACGGCGTGCGCAATCAGCCAGGCACCATCCACTGGTCGAGCGACGGCAAGATCTACGATATGGTGGTGTCGATGCCGGTGCCGTTCATCGGCACCTTCAGCTACTCGAGCCACGGGCACGTCGATGCGTTCGGCCTCGCGCCGGACCAGTACATCGAAAAGCGCGGCCATCGGGCTGAGGACGTGGCGATCTTCAATCGCACCACGAAGCAGATCGCGTTCACCAAAACGCCCGCGTCTTTGCCCCTCAGCGATGGCGCACAAGACCGCTTCAGCATGGTGATGCAACTGGCGAGCCTCGTGCGCGGCGATCCGGATGCCTACAAGCCGGGCGTGACCCGCCAGTTTTTCGTAGTCGACAACGATAGCGGCGAAATCTGGCCAATTGAAACAATCGGCGACGAAACCATCCGCACACAACAAGGCTACGTCAGTGCGCGTCATTTCATGCGCCTGCCGCGTCACGCCGGCGATCAGCGGCGCATCGACGTGTGGCTCGCGCCGTCGCTCGGCTGGTTGCCCGCGCGGATCCTGCAGACCGAACCGAACGGCACAGAAATCCAGTTGGTCTGGAGCGGGCCGCTGAGTCCGCCGGGCGGCAACGGCAATGCGACTTCAACGGGCAATGGCGGCAGCGCGACCGCTTCCGGCAATCCTGCATCCACGGCGCCCTCAGCGCCCGACTCACCGATGGCTCCGGACACCGCCCCAGCCCCTGTGCCGGACAAACCCTGA
- the pcaD gene encoding 3-oxoadipate enol-lactonase, producing the protein MQVNINGIDTRYVLSNEGGGPWLTFIHQLGGDLSVWDQLAGYFRDDFTVLRYDVRGHGATGVPDKPFSVADLSRDLATLLDALGAPHTHLVGMSMGGMVAQQFALDHPSRIDTLTLADTSAGTAPENRAVWDQRAATARREGMASLVPATLSRWLTPDFQAAHPEAVEQIREVLQHTSPAGYALACEALRDFNVQERLNEIRLPTLTVAGRHDTGTPPAATEFIAKSIEGAQYELLDAAHLAPIEQSHRFAALLETFLETRV; encoded by the coding sequence ATGCAAGTGAACATCAACGGTATCGACACGCGCTATGTTCTGAGCAACGAAGGCGGCGGCCCCTGGCTGACGTTCATCCATCAACTCGGTGGCGACCTGTCCGTGTGGGACCAGCTCGCCGGCTACTTCCGCGACGACTTCACCGTGCTGCGTTACGACGTACGCGGTCACGGCGCCACCGGTGTACCGGACAAGCCCTTCAGCGTCGCCGACCTGTCCCGCGACCTCGCCACCCTGCTCGATGCACTGGGCGCCCCGCATACGCATCTGGTGGGGATGTCGATGGGCGGCATGGTCGCGCAGCAGTTCGCCCTCGATCATCCATCACGCATCGATACGCTGACGCTCGCCGACACGAGCGCGGGCACCGCGCCAGAGAATCGCGCCGTCTGGGATCAACGCGCGGCTACCGCACGCCGCGAAGGCATGGCTTCGCTTGTGCCTGCGACCTTAAGCCGCTGGTTGACGCCCGATTTCCAGGCGGCGCATCCGGAAGCGGTCGAGCAGATCCGCGAGGTGCTGCAGCACACCTCGCCCGCGGGCTACGCGCTCGCCTGCGAGGCTTTGCGCGACTTCAACGTGCAGGAGCGGTTGAACGAGATTCGTCTGCCTACGCTCACGGTCGCGGGACGCCATGACACAGGCACGCCACCTGCTGCAACAGAATTCATCGCGAAGTCGATTGAAGGCGCACAATACGAACTGCTGGATGCTGCCCATCTGGCGCCGATCGAACAGTCTCACCGTTTTGCTGCGTTGCTTGAAACGTTTCTCGAAACACGGGTCTAA
- a CDS encoding BTH_I0359 family protein gives MQMIYNSPNYCVVEFPPQDGPLAMKSGGYEIVDKNMQREIYIDGAMAARFREHVTKLIEEEPSLDEVDEFLGQFDSLMHQPVILH, from the coding sequence ATGCAAATGATCTACAACAGCCCCAACTATTGTGTTGTCGAGTTCCCGCCCCAGGACGGTCCCCTCGCCATGAAGTCAGGTGGTTATGAGATCGTGGACAAGAACATGCAACGCGAAATCTACATTGACGGCGCAATGGCGGCGCGCTTTCGCGAGCACGTCACCAAGCTGATCGAAGAAGAACCGTCGCTTGACGAAGTTGACGAATTCCTCGGCCAGTTCGACAGCCTGATGCATCAACCGGTGATCCTCCACTAA
- a CDS encoding homocysteine S-methyltransferase family protein, whose product MNQPAPTVSPARPAATYTRGAALPALLQSRILILDGAMGTMIQRYKLDEARYRGERFKDYGRDIKGNNELLSITQPQIISEIHEQYLAAGADIIETNTFGATTVAQADYGMEDLAIEMNLESAKLARAACDKYSTPDKPRFVAGAIGPTPKTASISPDVNDPGARNVTFDELRAAYYEQAKALLDGGSDLFLVETIFDTLNAKAALFALDELFEDTGERLPIMISGTVTDASGRILSGQTVEAFWNSLRHAKPLTFGLNCALGAALMRPYIAELAKLCDTYVSCYPNAGLPNPMSDTGFDELPADTSGLLKEFAQAGLVNIAGGCCGTTPEHIAAIAKALTGVRPRVWANYRETDTEAV is encoded by the coding sequence ATGAACCAGCCCGCCCCCACCGTCAGTCCAGCCCGCCCCGCCGCAACCTATACGCGCGGCGCCGCGTTGCCCGCGCTTCTGCAATCGCGCATCCTGATTCTGGACGGGGCGATGGGCACGATGATCCAGCGTTACAAGCTCGACGAAGCCCGTTATCGCGGCGAGCGCTTCAAGGACTATGGCCGCGACATCAAGGGCAACAACGAGCTGCTGTCGATCACGCAGCCGCAGATCATCAGCGAGATCCACGAGCAGTATCTGGCGGCGGGCGCCGACATCATCGAAACCAATACGTTCGGCGCGACCACGGTCGCCCAGGCCGACTACGGGATGGAAGATCTCGCGATCGAGATGAACCTCGAATCGGCGAAGCTCGCGCGGGCGGCTTGCGACAAGTACTCGACGCCGGACAAGCCGCGCTTCGTCGCGGGCGCGATCGGACCGACGCCGAAGACGGCCAGCATCTCGCCGGACGTGAACGATCCGGGCGCCCGCAACGTGACCTTCGACGAACTGCGCGCGGCCTACTACGAGCAGGCCAAGGCGCTGCTCGACGGCGGCTCGGACCTGTTCCTCGTCGAAACGATTTTCGACACGCTCAACGCGAAGGCTGCGCTGTTCGCTCTCGACGAGCTGTTTGAAGACACGGGCGAACGTCTGCCGATCATGATCTCCGGCACCGTCACCGACGCATCGGGCCGCATCCTCTCGGGGCAGACGGTCGAGGCGTTCTGGAATTCGCTGCGTCATGCGAAGCCGCTTACCTTCGGCTTGAACTGCGCCCTGGGTGCGGCGTTGATGCGGCCGTATATCGCGGAGCTGGCGAAGCTGTGCGATACGTATGTGTCGTGCTATCCGAACGCGGGCTTGCCCAATCCGATGAGCGATACGGGCTTCGACGAATTGCCGGCGGATACGTCGGGGCTGTTGAAGGAGTTTGCGCAGGCCGGGCTGGTGAATATCGCGGGCGGGTGCTGCGGCACGACGCCTGAGCATATTGCGGCGATTGCGAAGGCGCTGACTGGCGTCAGGCCGCGGGTGTGGGCAAACTATCGGGAAACCGATACTGAAGCAGTCTGA
- a CDS encoding AAA family ATPase produces MAGVTKLTIAGFKSIRELRDFELRNLNVLIGANGAGKSNFIGLFRMLAEMYEERLQLYVQQQGGPDALMHFSRKTTDAIQVGLTFEGTDIYRFELTATNDNRLIFTSETFSYGKEGVLPGMVWSFAGTPESSLRQIASEHQLPYVAAVIEGTRVYHFHDTGEKARVKQPHAINDTLRLKVDGANLAAYLSMLKTEHTDSYRQIVDTVRLVAPFFDDFVFRTDPVSKIQLEWTERGDPDTPFTAHALSDGTLRFICLSTLLLQPWDLMPATILIDEPELGLHPYAVNLLADLLKRASEQKQLIVSTQSVELLNRMEPGDVIVVDRKDNASTFHRLDATQLQDWLDDYSLGDLWKQNVLGGRPA; encoded by the coding sequence ATGGCTGGCGTCACCAAACTGACGATTGCAGGGTTCAAATCCATACGCGAGTTGCGCGACTTCGAGTTGCGCAACCTGAACGTGTTGATTGGCGCCAATGGTGCCGGGAAGTCGAACTTTATCGGGCTGTTTCGGATGCTGGCGGAGATGTATGAGGAGCGGCTGCAGTTGTATGTGCAGCAGCAAGGCGGGCCGGATGCGTTGATGCATTTTTCGCGGAAGACGACGGATGCGATTCAGGTCGGATTGACGTTCGAGGGTACAGATATCTACCGGTTTGAGCTGACGGCGACAAACGACAACCGGCTGATTTTCACAAGCGAAACGTTCAGCTACGGCAAAGAGGGGGTACTTCCCGGAATGGTGTGGTCTTTCGCCGGGACTCCTGAGTCTAGCTTGAGGCAAATTGCTAGCGAACATCAACTCCCCTACGTCGCCGCTGTTATCGAAGGCACTCGCGTCTACCATTTCCACGACACCGGCGAAAAAGCCCGAGTCAAGCAGCCGCACGCGATCAACGACACGCTACGCCTCAAGGTGGACGGTGCGAACCTGGCTGCCTACCTGAGCATGCTTAAGACCGAGCACACGGACAGCTACCGGCAGATTGTCGACACCGTCCGCCTCGTAGCGCCGTTCTTCGACGACTTTGTCTTCCGCACCGATCCCGTCTCGAAGATCCAACTGGAATGGACCGAACGCGGCGACCCGGACACGCCATTCACAGCCCATGCGCTTTCCGACGGCACGCTGCGTTTCATTTGCCTTAGCACACTGCTGCTGCAGCCATGGGACCTGATGCCGGCGACCATCCTGATCGACGAGCCGGAACTAGGGCTGCACCCCTACGCGGTCAACCTGCTCGCCGACCTGCTCAAACGCGCGTCCGAACAAAAACAGTTGATCGTCTCGACCCAATCCGTCGAACTGCTGAACCGGATGGAACCCGGCGACGTGATCGTCGTCGACCGCAAAGACAACGCATCGACCTTCCACCGCCTCGACGCGACGCAGTTGCAAGACTGGCTCGACGACTACTCGCTCGGCGATCTCTGGAAGCAGAACGTGTTAGGCGGGAGGCCGGCGTAA
- a CDS encoding DUF4276 family protein, whose translation MVDLIVVGEGQTEETFVRDVLAPALSANCIYASPRLINTSREQRGGALNLERVRKFIGNTLRERNDTYVTTLIDLYGLDTTFRGVTNSKGHAPAARAARIEQLLHEDVIAFARCRPERFIPHIQPHEFESLRFSDIATLCDVESGWQAQSAPLIAARNAVDDPEWTNDSPQTAPSKRLEQLHPRYRKVRHGPVAAARIGLDRIREHCPHFRQWYDRLVALPALHVRHSNIEYTT comes from the coding sequence ATGGTCGATCTGATCGTGGTCGGCGAAGGCCAGACCGAAGAAACGTTCGTGCGCGACGTCCTTGCTCCCGCGCTCAGCGCGAACTGCATTTACGCAAGCCCCCGGCTGATCAACACCTCGCGTGAGCAGCGCGGCGGCGCGCTGAATCTCGAGCGTGTCCGCAAGTTCATCGGCAACACCCTGCGCGAGCGCAACGATACTTACGTCACCACCTTGATCGACCTGTACGGTCTCGATACGACTTTCCGCGGCGTGACCAACAGCAAGGGCCACGCACCGGCCGCCCGGGCCGCACGCATCGAGCAACTGCTGCACGAAGACGTCATCGCCTTCGCGCGCTGCCGCCCGGAACGCTTCATCCCGCACATCCAGCCTCACGAGTTCGAATCGCTGCGGTTCTCGGACATCGCCACCTTGTGCGACGTCGAATCCGGCTGGCAAGCACAAAGCGCCCCGTTGATCGCCGCGCGGAACGCAGTCGACGATCCCGAATGGACCAACGATTCGCCGCAAACCGCGCCGTCGAAGCGGCTCGAACAACTGCATCCGCGCTATCGCAAGGTCCGCCACGGCCCGGTGGCCGCCGCCCGCATCGGCCTCGACCGGATCCGCGAGCACTGCCCGCACTTCCGTCAGTGGTACGACCGCCTCGTGGCGCTGCCCGCCCTGCACGTGCGGCACTCCAACATCGAATATACGACCTAA
- the metH gene encoding methionine synthase, producing the protein MTDHTMRLSGLEPFNVTPGTLFINVGERTNVTGSKAFARMILNDQFDDAIAVARQQVENGAQVIDVNMDEAMLDSKAAMVRFMNLIASEPDIARVPIMIDSSKWEVIEAGLKCVQGKAIVNSISLKEGEEAFRHHANLIRRYGAAAVVMAFDEKGQADTYQRKTEICKRSYDFLVNEVGFPPEDIIFDPNIFAVATGIEEHNNYAVDFINATRWIKENLPYAKVSGGVSNVSFSFRGNDPVREAIHTVFLYYAIQAGMDMGIVNAGQLGVYADLDPELRERVEDVVLNRRDDGTDRLLEIADKFKTGAAKKEENLEWRNQPVEKRLSHALVHGITNFIVEDTEEVRARIAAAGGRPINVIEGPLMDGMNIVGDLFGQGKMFLPQVVKSARVMKQAVAHLIPYIEEEKKLLAEAGADVRAKGKIVIATVKGDVHDIGKNIVSVVLQCNNFEVVNMGVMVSCNDILARAKVEGADIIGLSGLITPSLEEMAYVASEMQRDDYFRIKKIPLLIGGATTSRVHTAVKIAPHYEGPVVYVPDASRSVSVASSLLSDEGAAKYLDELKSDYDRIREQHANKKAQPMVTLAEARANKTKIDWAGYQPIKPKFIGRRVFKNYDLNELANYIDWAPFFQTWDLAGPYPAILNDEIVGESARRVFSDGKSMLARLIQGRWLQANGVIAMLPANTVNDDDIEIYTDESRSEVALTWRNLRQQSVRPVVDGVMRPNRSLADFIAPKDSGVADYIGLFAVTAGLGVDVKEKQFEKDHDDYSAIMLKALADRFAEAFAEALHARVRRDLWGYASNETLSNDDLIGEKYRGIRPAPGYPACPDHLVKRDMFEVLHAEEIGMSVTESLAMLPAASVSGFYLAHPDCTYFSVGKIGQDQLEDYAQRMALSKQDAERALAPLL; encoded by the coding sequence ATGACCGATCACACCATGCGCCTTTCCGGCCTCGAGCCGTTCAACGTCACGCCCGGGACGCTTTTCATCAACGTCGGTGAGCGCACCAACGTGACCGGCTCGAAGGCGTTCGCACGAATGATCCTGAACGACCAGTTCGACGACGCGATCGCCGTCGCGCGACAGCAGGTCGAAAACGGCGCGCAGGTCATCGACGTCAACATGGACGAGGCCATGCTCGACTCGAAAGCGGCCATGGTCCGCTTCATGAATCTGATCGCCTCGGAACCTGACATCGCGCGCGTGCCGATCATGATCGACTCGTCGAAGTGGGAAGTGATCGAAGCGGGTCTGAAGTGCGTGCAAGGCAAGGCGATCGTCAATTCGATCTCGCTGAAAGAAGGCGAGGAAGCGTTCCGTCATCACGCCAACCTGATTCGCCGTTACGGCGCGGCTGCCGTCGTGATGGCCTTCGACGAAAAAGGCCAGGCCGACACCTACCAGCGCAAGACTGAAATCTGCAAGCGCTCGTATGACTTCCTCGTCAATGAAGTGGGCTTCCCGCCCGAAGACATCATCTTCGACCCGAACATCTTCGCCGTCGCCACCGGCATCGAAGAGCACAACAACTACGCCGTCGACTTCATCAACGCCACGCGCTGGATCAAGGAAAACCTGCCGTACGCGAAGGTGAGCGGCGGCGTGTCGAACGTGTCGTTCTCGTTCCGCGGCAACGACCCGGTGCGCGAAGCGATCCACACCGTGTTCCTCTACTACGCCATCCAGGCGGGGATGGACATGGGCATCGTCAACGCCGGCCAGCTCGGTGTCTATGCCGACCTCGACCCCGAGTTGCGCGAGCGCGTCGAAGACGTGGTCCTCAACCGCCGCGACGACGGCACCGACCGCCTGTTAGAGATCGCCGACAAGTTCAAGACCGGCGCCGCGAAGAAGGAAGAAAACCTCGAGTGGCGCAACCAGCCGGTCGAGAAGCGTCTCTCGCATGCGCTGGTGCACGGCATCACCAACTTCATCGTCGAAGACACCGAGGAAGTGCGCGCCAGGATCGCCGCAGCCGGCGGCCGGCCGATCAATGTGATCGAAGGTCCGTTGATGGACGGCATGAACATCGTCGGCGACCTGTTCGGCCAGGGCAAGATGTTCCTGCCGCAGGTGGTGAAGTCGGCGCGCGTGATGAAGCAGGCAGTCGCGCATCTGATCCCGTACATCGAAGAAGAAAAGAAGCTGCTCGCCGAAGCCGGCGCCGACGTGCGCGCGAAGGGCAAGATCGTCATCGCCACCGTCAAGGGCGACGTGCACGACATCGGCAAGAACATCGTCTCAGTGGTGCTTCAGTGCAATAACTTCGAAGTGGTCAACATGGGCGTGATGGTCTCGTGCAACGACATTCTCGCCAGGGCGAAGGTCGAAGGCGCGGACATCATCGGGCTGTCCGGCCTGATCACGCCGAGCCTCGAAGAAATGGCCTATGTCGCCTCGGAAATGCAGCGCGACGACTACTTCCGCATCAAGAAGATTCCGCTGCTGATCGGCGGAGCGACCACCTCGCGCGTGCACACCGCCGTGAAGATTGCGCCGCACTACGAAGGGCCGGTGGTGTATGTGCCGGATGCGTCGCGTTCGGTATCGGTGGCGTCGAGCCTGCTCTCCGACGAAGGCGCCGCGAAATACCTCGACGAGCTGAAGTCCGACTACGACCGCATCCGCGAACAGCACGCCAACAAGAAAGCGCAGCCCATGGTGACGCTCGCCGAAGCGCGCGCCAACAAGACGAAGATCGACTGGGCCGGCTACCAGCCGATCAAGCCGAAGTTCATCGGCCGCCGCGTCTTCAAGAACTACGATCTCAACGAACTGGCGAACTATATCGACTGGGCGCCGTTCTTCCAGACCTGGGATCTGGCCGGCCCCTACCCCGCGATTCTCAATGACGAGATCGTGGGCGAGTCGGCGCGGCGTGTGTTCTCCGACGGCAAGTCGATGCTCGCGCGCCTGATCCAGGGCCGCTGGCTGCAGGCCAACGGCGTGATCGCGATGTTGCCGGCCAACACCGTCAACGACGACGACATCGAAATCTACACGGACGAATCGCGCTCGGAAGTCGCGCTCACCTGGCGCAACCTGCGCCAGCAAAGCGTGCGGCCGGTGGTGGACGGCGTGATGCGGCCGAACCGGTCGCTGGCCGACTTCATCGCGCCGAAGGATTCGGGCGTGGCCGACTACATCGGCCTGTTCGCCGTCACGGCGGGCCTCGGCGTCGACGTCAAGGAAAAGCAGTTCGAAAAGGATCACGACGACTACAGCGCAATCATGCTGAAGGCGCTGGCCGACCGCTTCGCGGAAGCCTTCGCCGAAGCGTTGCATGCCCGCGTGCGGCGCGACCTGTGGGGCTACGCCAGCAACGAAACGCTCTCCAACGACGACCTGATCGGCGAAAAGTATCGCGGCATCCGTCCCGCGCCCGGTTACCCGGCCTGCCCGGACCACCTCGTGAAGCGCGATATGTTTGAGGTGCTCCATGCGGAGGAGATCGGCATGAGCGTGACGGAATCGCTCGCCATGCTGCCGGCGGCCAGCGTCTCCGGCTTCTACCTGGCGCATCCGGACTGCACCTATTTCTCGGTGGGCAAGATCGGCCAGGACCAGCTGGAAGACTACGCACAGCGCATGGCGCTCTCGAAGCAGGACGCCGAACGGGCGCTGGCGCCGCTGCTGTAA
- a CDS encoding acid-shock protein: MKKLTFVLAGLSLAVGTSVAFAQTAAPAAGSAVSSYSPPTQKHVKKPKKAKVKKGASAPAAPAAASQ, translated from the coding sequence ATGAAAAAGCTGACGTTCGTTTTGGCTGGTCTTTCGCTCGCAGTCGGTACTTCGGTCGCCTTCGCCCAGACGGCCGCTCCGGCTGCCGGCAGCGCAGTCAGTTCGTACTCGCCGCCGACCCAGAAGCACGTCAAGAAGCCCAAGAAGGCGAAGGTGAAGAAGGGTGCTTCGGCGCCCGCCGCGCCGGCCGCCGCCAGCCAGTAA
- a CDS encoding DUF1840 domain-containing protein, with product MLITFKCRAAPDVVMLENLAQYLVGIVGKRLGERGVIMHDELPEAITKLESAISSDKQERAEHDGHFHEGEDGHEHHEIPIGLAQRAFPFLDMLRAAQKEDADIMWGV from the coding sequence ATGCTGATTACTTTCAAATGCCGCGCCGCTCCGGATGTGGTGATGCTGGAAAATCTGGCGCAGTATCTGGTCGGCATCGTCGGCAAACGGCTCGGCGAACGTGGGGTCATCATGCACGATGAACTGCCCGAGGCGATCACCAAACTGGAGTCGGCTATCAGTTCGGACAAGCAGGAACGTGCCGAGCACGATGGGCATTTCCACGAAGGCGAAGACGGCCACGAGCACCACGAGATTCCGATCGGCCTCGCGCAACGCGCGTTTCCGTTCCTCGACATGCTGCGCGCAGCGCAAAAGGAAGACGCGGACATCATGTGGGGCGTCTGA